The Amycolatopsis mongoliensis genome includes a window with the following:
- a CDS encoding DHH family phosphoesterase, whose product MTPTLAQDIRDAAALLASATDVTVLGHVRPDADALGSALALGRALHLRGAKVRVSFGEPDEAPESLRWLDEDGLLTHPDDLPDTEALLVCVDTPVPKRLGRLAGRVELAGSVLVIDHHATNTFYGGCNVVDETAEASAILVFRILDAMGVEPDEPIARGIYAGIVTDTSGFRRASPETHRMAARLLEAGVDAEAVVRRIVDERPFTWLPMLSSVLREAELEPEAAQGRGFVHAVVRVDAARTVRAEEVESVIDVVRSVREAAVAAVLKQDLANPAQWQISLRSIGIDVSAVAAEFGGGGHRQAAGCTIEGSAEDVVAGLREALERAPLL is encoded by the coding sequence GTGACCCCTACTTTGGCGCAGGACATCCGGGACGCGGCCGCGCTGCTCGCGTCGGCCACCGACGTGACGGTGCTCGGCCACGTCCGCCCGGACGCGGACGCCCTCGGCAGTGCGCTCGCCCTCGGCCGGGCGCTGCACCTGCGCGGCGCGAAGGTGCGCGTCTCCTTCGGTGAGCCCGACGAGGCGCCGGAGTCGCTGCGGTGGCTCGACGAGGACGGCCTGCTGACGCACCCGGACGACCTGCCGGACACCGAGGCCCTGCTGGTCTGCGTCGACACGCCGGTGCCGAAGCGGCTGGGCCGGCTCGCCGGGCGTGTCGAGCTCGCCGGCTCGGTGCTGGTGATCGACCACCACGCGACCAACACGTTCTACGGCGGCTGCAACGTGGTCGACGAAACCGCCGAAGCCAGCGCGATCCTCGTGTTCCGGATCCTCGACGCGATGGGCGTCGAGCCGGACGAGCCGATCGCGCGCGGGATCTACGCGGGGATCGTCACCGACACGAGCGGGTTCCGCCGGGCGAGCCCGGAGACGCACCGGATGGCGGCGCGGCTGCTGGAGGCGGGCGTCGACGCCGAAGCGGTGGTGCGGCGGATCGTCGACGAGCGGCCGTTCACGTGGCTGCCGATGCTGTCGTCCGTGCTGCGCGAGGCCGAGCTGGAGCCGGAAGCCGCGCAGGGCCGGGGTTTCGTGCACGCGGTGGTCCGCGTCGACGCGGCGCGGACGGTGCGCGCCGAAGAGGTCGAGTCGGTGATCGACGTCGTCCGTTCGGTGCGCGAGGCGGCGGTGGCGGCGGTGCTCAAACAGGACTTGGCGAACCCGGCGCAGTGGCAGATCTCGTTGCGCTCCATCGGGATCGACGTCTCGGCGGTGGCGGCGGAGTTCGGCGGCGGCGGGCACCGGCAGGCCGCGGGCTGCACGATCGAGGGCAGTGCCGAGGACGTCGTGGCCGGGTTGCGGGAGGCGCTGGAGCGGGCGCCGCTGCTCTAG